The DNA window ACAGCGAGCACGCCGAGGCCAGTAATAAAATTGAGTAATACTTCCATTCCTCATTAGTGTAACATATCTCACACCCTGAGTGGCCGTCGTGTGCTATAATAATAAGCACTATTATGTAACTCCGAAAAGGTACCAGACGAAAGGAAGGGAAGTATGGGAGATAAGATTAGTCTTAAAATTGAGGCACGCGAACTGCGTGGTAAAAAAGTTGTCAAACTTCGCAAGCAAGGCATGACGCCTGCGGTGGTATACGGACAAGACACGGAGCCACAGGCCATTCAGGCGGACAGCAGTGAGCTTCGCAAGGTAGTGGTACGTGCTGGCATGCACACACCGATCAACTTAACGGGCAGTAAGCGGCGAATTGCCATGATCAAAAGTGTTGACTACGATCCAACAAAACGTGGCAGTATACGTCATGTCGCGTTTCATGCGGTCAATGCTAACGAGCCTGTCAATGCCGAAGTGCCAATTAGGTTGGTCGGCGAAGGGGAGTCTGTCGCTGAGCGGTCTGGCTTGATTGTCTTGCAGGCGCTAGAGAAGATTGAAGTTAAGGCACTGCCTATGGACCTACCAGAGGCACTTGAAGTGTCAATTTTGGCTCTCGCAGCCGAGGGTGATCGCGTGACGGTCGGTGATATTGTGTTGCCGGCTGGAGTGGAAATTGTCGAGCATGATGACGGACGTGCCGATGAGGAAGATGAAGAAAAGCAAAGCGTCCTTGACCTTGTGGTCGCCAACGTCTACGAGCCAAGCTCGCTGGCAGCAGCTAACGAAGCCGCTGCAGGTGACGCAGAAGACGAAAGCCAAGTTGCAAGCGAAGGCGGCGAACAGCCTGTCGATCAACCCGCCGAGCCTGAAAGCGCTGAAACGAAGAGCGAGTAGTAAGGAAGTTCCATCAATAACCGCGGCCAAAGGCCGCGGTTATTTAATATTCAGTGTCATTGTAGAAAAAATCTTGAGCGTGATAGCTGACACCATTGTCCATGTGCACCACAAAGTCATGTGCGCTGGTAAATATTTTTTCTTGCGCTGTGAATTCTTCTTCAGTCATCCAGAAGTTTTTGCCGCCTTCGAACTGGTCCACGAGCTCACCTGTCGCGCTATCTGTATGCATAACAATAAATAATTTGTCTTCAAGTAACGTGCGATCGGATTTTTTAAAATCTCGTTTATGAAACAATAATTTGTAAGTAAACGATGCCGTAAGCCCAGCTTCTTCTTCCAGTTCACGTGCAGCTGCATCTTCAAACGACTCGCCCCAGCGCACCTTGCCGCCAAGTCGACCATAAAATCCGTAATAAGGGTGTTTGAGCCGTTGTTGAACCAAGAACTCGCGCCGATTGCCGACCCGGCGTTCTACCAGCAGAGCGACCGATACTTTTGGTTGTTTTTCAATTTCATTTTGGTCAGTATCCATGCGATTGGCATATTCTTTGCCGCGCTGCGTGAGCGTGTAGCGGCCATCGTTTTTTGCAATTAGCCCAGCTTCGGAAAGCTTTTTGATATGAAAATTGAAGTGGTCACTACTAAGGCTTGTTGTTTTTTGCAGCTCGGCGAACCCAGCCTCTTTCGCAAACAACAGTGCGCGTAGAATGCTTGTTTGTGCTTCGTGAACTTCAGGTTCGTAACTCATTATGCCTCCTTTATGTTATCACCGGCTACTCTAGCAGACGAGCAAGGGCAATTCTAGTGAAGTCAACTTTACTATTCCTCAATGAATCCGCCACTTTGGTGTGCCCACAACTTGGCATATATTCCCTTATGTGCGAGCAAATCGGCATGACTCCCATCTTCAACCACTCTGCCGTTGTCGAGGACGACAATTCTATCAAGTTTTGCGATTGTCGACAACCGGTGTGCGACAACCAGGCTCGTTCTGTTTTCCATCAATTTAGCTAATGAGCGTTGAATGAACTGCTCGCTTTTGCTATCAAGTGCACTGGTGGCTTCGTCTAGGACAAGAATTGGCGCGTTTTTTAGAATTGCCCGCGCGATCGCAATTCGCTGACGCTGTCCGCCCGATAATTTTACGCCTCGCTCACCAACAATCGTGTCAAATCCGTTTGGCAAACGCTCAATAAATTCTAGGGCATTCGCTTCACTTGCAGCTTGCCTGATTTGCTGTATATCGGCATATGGGTGTGCATACGCAATGTTTTCTGCAAGTGATCGATGGAAAAGAAGTGGCTCTTGGGCTACGTAAGCGATTGATTGTCGAAGACTGGCTTGTGTCACGTCTGCTATATTTTGACCGTCAATCAACACTGAGCCATTATCTAGATCATCAAATCTGAGAAGCAGTTTGGTGACCGTTGTCTTTCCTGCGCCAGAACTACCGACTAGTCCGACTTTCTGACCGGCCTTAATATGGAGTGTAAAATCGTGGAGGACATCAATCGACTTTGTATCCTGGTAGGCGTAGTACACATTAGTAAAATCGATCGCACCAGCCGTTACATGAAGCTTTTTGTGGCTTCTGTCGCGCACTAGTGGAGGCTCTTGGAGTATTTCTGTCATAGGTGACGCTTGCAGTAAGATTTTGTCATACCCGTTGATTAGTTCGCCAAGTGAAAATAGAGTGGCCGCGAGTCGCTGCAAATACGCAATGGTAAAAATCGCAATCGAAAGTGGTATGGAATGGTTTAGTAGCATACTGCCAATCGCAATAATGGCAATAATTTGGAACGTCTGCATAAACAATATCCGTCCAGATCCTTCAAGCGACATAAGCGAGAAATCTTTACGATGCGCTTTTTCATATTCGGCACTAACTTTCAGTACGCGGTTGACTTCTTCTTTTTCACCTGCAAATGTTTTGACGGTAAGATTATTCGTGATCGAGTCTGCAGCCGTACCGTTTACTTCTGATACCAGTCGTTTACGTTCGGCGCGAATCGCATCGCGCATTTGGCGAAACAACCGTATTTGCACGAGAAGCCCGACGATAAGAATTGCAATGATTCCAGCAAGAAGCGGCGTTTGTAGAAAAATAATCGTTAGCCCAACAACAAGATTAATGAGAAACGATAGTGTCCGAAGAACAAACAAATCCTGTATGCCAACATGACCGTTAATGAAATCAATAAATTTCCCAGTTAGGGCACCAATTTTTTGGTTTGCAAAGAAATCTTGCTCGCGGCGGAGCAGGTTGTCTAGGGAACTAACTACGAGCCGCGTGCGAACAGCAGCTTCATGCCGCACAGCTGTTTGAAAGCCTATGAGGTTGAGTACGACGCCAACTAGTACAAATACTCCGGCAGTAAATAAGTAGGTTTGCATTTGCTCCGTATCGTTGGTTGAAAAAGTGCCGATTGCCTTTGCGAGATAGTAGGGCACCGCAGTGTCAAGCATTAGTGCAGCGAGTGGTATAAACAAAGTCATGACCCAAAACTTCAATTTATCGAGACGAATTTGCTCCCAGTACAGCTTGAGTGTACCTTTAACTAGAATAGTAGGCTTTTGTTTTTTCATCGAATATTTGCTCCGCGCGAAAACCAATTGATATCTCCTTTCATCATATATCGTTGGCGTGTATTTCGCTAGCGGTCGGTCGCGTCCTGACATTTGGGCGAGTAGAGGTCCGTTTTGCGGACATAGTTTTTTTCGTATACGGTATAATGAAGTTATATGCAAAAAATTCTGCTTTACTATAAATTCACTCCTATAGCCGACCCAGAGCTATTAAAGCTATGGCAAAAAACGCTCTGCGATAGTCTCAATTTACATGGTCGGATACTGGTAAGTAAGCAAGGGATTAATGGAACGGTTGGCGGAGACATAGAAGACCTCAAGGCATACATAAAAGCCACCAAGCAACACCCGGGATTCAAAGATATACTGTGGAAATGGAGCGATGGCTCACGTGACAACTTCCCGCGTATGAGCGTAAAAGTAAAAAAAGAATTAGTTGCTTTTGAAACCTGGGACGAAATTGAAGTTGATGAGCAAGGTGTCGTTGGTACCGGCCCCCACCTGAAGCCCGAAGAAGTGAATGCCATGGTCGAAAAATACGGTGACGACGTAGTGTTTTTTGACGGGCGCAACCAGTATGAGGCTAAAGTTGGTCGTTTTAAAAACGCTGTTGTGCCCGACACGCGGACTAGCCGTGACTTCAAACGCGAGCTCGATAGCGGTAAATACGACGAACTAAAAAACAAAAAAGTCATTAGCTATTGTACGGGTGGTGTGCGCTGTGAACTGCTGAGTGCCATGATGAAGCAACGTGGCTTTAAAGACGTTTACCAAATTGACGGTGGCATTGTAAAATACGGAGAAACGTATGGTGATGATGGACTATGGGAGGGGCAACTTTACGTGTTCGATGGCCGTATGGGGATGGATTTTAGTGATCATGCAAAAGTGATTGGCGAGTGCATTCATTGTGGCGGCAGTACGAGTAACTACGAGAACTGTGCGCTGCCTAGCTGCAACGACCTAGTACTTATTTGTGAACACTGTAAGCTTGATGAAAAGAATTTGTATCATACAGAAATGTGTCGCACAGCGCGCCAGCAACAGCTGCAAAATGCGTAGGTATTCAAAGAAAACTTATTGAAATAATAAGGTAAATAATTTACAGTAGTATCCATGCAGCAAAGACGATCAACTAGGTATACCCGTGAAATCCAGGATATTTTACAGCGCATGGGACACGCAACCAATTCGCAAATAGCGAAAGAACTTCGTAAAAAATTTCCTACAGTCAGTGACACAACAGTTCATCGCGTAACGCAGCGCTTGTATAAAGACGGTGTGTTTGCTCTTGCGCCGCAGGCCCGTGACGGTTCGGTGCGCTATGACCATACCCTAAAACAGCACGATCACTTTGGCTGTTCGCGCTGTGATGGGCTGACAAATATGGATATCCCAGAAAAATATTACGAAGCATTACGCAGCAAACTCGGTGCCTGTAATATCACAGGCCCACTTACCGTTTATGGCGATTGCCAGAAATGTAGCGCCCATGCTACATCTACATCACAATAAGGAGTATATGATGAGCCTGTATAATACACTAACAAAAGAAGAATTCGATAAAAAAGTTCTTCACAACAACAAGGTAGTAGTCGTAGATTTCTGGGCTGAGTGGTGTCCGCCATGCCGCGCGATGGCGCCAATTCTTGCCGCTATCGCTGAAAAAATGAGTGATGACGTGGAGGTCGTAAAAGTCGACATAGAGGCATCGGGTGACAACAGTCAGCTTGCTACTACCTATGGCATCCAAAGTATCCCAAATCTTCACATTTTCAAGGCGGGTACACATGTGGGTCAGTTGGTTGGGCTCGTGCCCGAGGCCCATCTAAAAGATGAGCTCAAAAAGTATATCGACACCGACTAATCGCTCATGATTTCGCGCTATACTAGGTAGTGTGAATAAAGCACTAGAAGATAAGCTACGCACGTTACCTGACTCTCCAGGGGTATACTTCCATCGCTCAAAACACGGCGAAGTGATTTATGTTGGTAAAGCTGCCGTTCTCAAAAATCGTGTACGCCACTATTTCCAAAACCAAAACGATAGGGACGCAAAAACCAAAGCGCTGATCGGTGAAATCTATGATACTGATTGGATAGAAACCGAAAGCGAAATCGACGCACTATTTCTCGAAAGTGAAATGGTCAAGCGTTACATGCCAAGATATAATATTTTGCTGCGCGACGATAAATCTCAGCTCTATGTTAGAATCGACATGAAAAGCGAGTGGCCATTTGTAACAACAACACGCAATCCAGCAGACGATCGCGCAACCTATATCGGTCCGTTCTACAACGGCTTCGCAGTTAAGAAAGCACTCCGGTATTTGCGCAAAGTGTTTCCTTACTATACCAAGCCTCCAGCCGGTGGTCGACCCGACCTAGATGTTCACTTAGGGTTGAGTCCTAGCTCTGACACAACAAGTATTGAATACAAAACAAATCTTAAAAAACTTATTAAATATATTAAGGGTGGGCGAGTTGATATCGTAAAAGGTATCGAACGTGACATGAAGCGCGCAGCGCGTGCGCATCAATTTGAAACGGCAGCCGATCTACGCAATAAGTTAGGCTACCTGAAAGAATTACAGCGCCGTATTATGTTCGGCGACAAAGAGTTTCTCGATATCAGTAAAGACCAGGCGCTGACAAAACTGTCAGAGCTGTTGGGCCTGTCGCGCCAGCCGCGACGGATAGAGGCAATCGATGTGAGTCACATGAGCGGAGCAGATGTGGTGGCATCGCTCGTCGTATTTATCAACGGCGTCAGTAGTCGTCAGGACTACCGCAAATTCAAAATGACTCAGCAACGTAACGATGATTATGAGCATATTTACGAAACCGTGTTTCGTCGCTTTAGTGAAAAAAACATAAAGTCTTGGGGTATGCCCGATTTGCTATTGATTGATGGCGGCAAGGGGCAGCTGGGCTCGGCACTCGATGCACTTGAAGCACGCCAGGTACAGGTACCCTGCATCGGTATCGCAAAGCGCGAGGAAGAGCTGGTGATTCATAAATCCCGATCACACATCGACGTATCCTATCTTGCTTGCTCGCGTATTAAACCGATACCAGGGCTATTCGTACAGGAAACAAAATATCATTTCGAAGTAAATCTTCATCCGGAACAGCGCAACGCAGGCTCACATTCCCGCAATCTACGTGGCAACAGTGGTGTGACGCCCTATCGCGACATTACTCTCTTGATTCAACGTATCCGTGACGAAGCTCACCGCTTTGCAGTTAGTTACCATACTGTATTGCGACGGAATGGTCACGCCAAAAGTCAGCTCGACGGCATAGCGGGTATTGGCCCGGTACTCAAAAAGCGACTGTTAACACGATTTGGTAGCGTGAGAGGTGTTCGCAGTGCATCGTTTGAGCAGCTAGCCGAAGTAGTTGGCGCGACACGTGCTCGACGCATTGCTAGCCATATTGCATCAACTACAATTAGCTAGTATCATAAGGCCATGAAGCATAAGTATCGTGGGTTTACAGTAGTAGAGCTTATTGTAGTTATCGTACTGCTTGTGATGTTGGCGACGATCACTATTTTTGCAATAGGTAGTTGGAGGACGCGTGTTGCTGAGAGCGAAGCAAAGAACGATGCTATTCAGGTTGCGTCAGCTATGAAGAATGCCAAAACTTGGGCAAATGGCTATCCCATATTCACAGAAGGTACTGTCTTTGATGGTGCCAATGCCACTAAGGCTGTATATGTGCCCGGTCAGGGCGTATTGGTGACGTATCAGTCTGGCGATGCGAACAACTACTGTATAGAGGTACGGAGCAAGATTATTTCGAACGTGTACTACTATATCGACACGTCGACTGGCGGGACAAGTCCGCAAAAGGGCACCTGTGCCGGGGGGTTAAATAGTATTCCGGTGCCAACCGATCCTGGCCAGACGTTGTTTGTGTTCGATACTAGGCTAAGCGGTTGTGTCGGAACGGTTCAGCTTCCGATTGCGTCGCCGGCCTCAGCTGCAGGGAGTACTATCAACTGGGGTGATGGTACTACCGGTTCGCTGACATCTACATATCCAAGTCATACCTACACCAAGGCTGGGCGGTATGTTGTCTCTTATGACGGTGCACTGGCTAGTATTTCTGGCTCTAGCGTGGCCGCCGGTAACCGTGGCTGTCTCACTGCTATACAGCAATGGTCGAACACTATTTCACCGACCAGTATTGATTTCAGATATTCTACCAATCTTAGCTATGTTGCAGAGCCGCCACATACGGTTACATCGATGGCATATATGTTTTACGGAGCCCCAACATTTAATCAGGACATATCGGGGTGGGATGTTTCTAATGTCATCACCATGGGATATATGTTCAATAATGCAACTGCCTTTAACCAACCAATCGGCTCTTGGAATACTGCTAACGTGACCAGTATGACCTATATGTTTGCAGGTGCAACTGCCTTTAACCAACCAATCGGCTCTTGGAATACAAGTAAAGTAAGTAGTATGTTTGCCATGTTCACAAATGCAGATGCCTTTAACCAACCAATCGGCACCTGGAATACCGGCAACGTTCTTGATATGACCGCCATGTTTCAGGGTGCTGACGTTTTTAACCAACCAATCGGCACCTGGAACACTAGTAAAGTAACCAGTATGGCGACTTTATTTAATGGTGCCACAAACTTCAACCAGAACATATCTGGCTGGAATGTGGCGGCTGTAACCAGTATGCACATGATGTTTGCAGGTGCAACCGCCTTTAATCAACCAATCGGCACCTGGAATACTAGCAATGTAACCAGTATGGCTTATATGTTCCAGACCGCATACGCCTTTAATCAACCAATCGGCACCTGGAACACTAGTAAAGTAACCAATATGACATATATGTTCTACTATGCTACACAGTTTAACCAACCAATCAGTTCCTGGGATACCAGCAAAGTGACCAACATGGCCTATATGTTTGCTTTCTCTTCTCTTTTCAACCAGAACATATCTGGCTGGAACGTGGCGGCAGTGACGAATCATACGAGCTTTCGCACTAATAGTGCGCTCACCGCCATCAATGCTCCTCCAGGCTGGTAGCTATATGGCTTTGTGTCGGTGGTAGCCATGAATGATATAATCTTGGTATGCGCCCCAGTCCTCTTCCACCGGATGTAGTACGACTCATCGAAGCACTTGATGGCGGCTTGGTGGTTGTCACTGCCTATGCTCAGCAGCAACTATCGGGTGATATGGCTGCACCTTTTGTGCAAGAAGCGAGTTTTTGGTGGTTGTCGCGTATCGAGCAGCCCGGATGGAAGCTAGTAATCGATGGCTCACGACGGAAAACCACCCTTATACGTCCCAGGTTGACGAAATCTCAGATAGTATTTGACGGTGGGCTAGATGACAGTCGGGCTCTTGAGCTTTCGGGTGCGCATGATGTAATAGGCGCAGACGAGTTTGAGGCTTTTTTGAGACAGGCGCGTCGTGCGCATAGCATGGTGTATACGATAAAGCCGAATATCGAGGAATATGACTTTGAAACTAACCCGGCGCAGCATGAGCTATGCGTAGTGCTCGAGCGCATATTTACCACGGTGCAGGACTGCACGCCTGCACTCGCACAGCTCCGCGCCATTAAGACACCATTCGAAATTATGTCAATGAAAAAGGCGATTAAGCTGACGACAACTGCTTTCGCAGAGGTTCGAGCCAGACTCGGTGATTACTCGTACGAATATGAAATTGAGGCAGATATTACACGCTGTTTTCGACGTCATAATGCCAAACATGCCTACGAGCCAATTGTTGCAAGTGGCAAAAACGCACTAACACTTCACTATACTGCCAATCGGCATAAACTTGCTAAAAATCAGTTTGTGTTGATTGATGTCGGTGCACGGGCTGACGGGTACTGTGCCGACATTACGCGCACGTACTGCATAAATCCTACAAAACGTCAGCGTCAAGTCCATGAGGCAGTTGAACATGCACACCATGCCATTATTTCACTCATAAAGCCAGGCCTTCCTGTGGCTGAGTATCTGAGCCAAGTTGATGAGATCATGAAAGATGCGATGATACGCCTGGGCCTTTTAAAGGACCGGTCGGACGAAGTTCTCTACCATACGTACTTTCCGCACGCGGTGAGCCACGGTCTTGGTGTCGACGTCCACGATAGCCTGGGTGCGCCACGCTACCTTGCTGAAGGTATGGTGCTTACCGTAGAGCCCGGCATCTATATACCAGAAGAAGGAATTGGTGTCCGCATTGAAGATGATGTCCTTGTGACAAAGACTGGCTATAAAAACTTGAGCGGTTCGCTGTCGACAAATCTCTAGTAAGACGCTATACTGAAATCAATAATGAAACGCCAGTTACTTACGTTTGTGATCCGATGGATGCTCAATTCATTTGGCCTATGGGTGGCGGTCAGGATTTTTGGGACTGGATACAGCAACGCGCAAATTGATCAAGGAGCAGCAGTCTTTTTGCTGGCAGGGCTTATTTTCTCAGTAGTTAACGCGGTATTAAAGCCAGCTGCCATTATATTGGCTTTGCCGGCAATTCTCGTCACGCTCGGGCTCTTCACGATTATTGTTAATGGTCTTATGGTGTATATTTCTCTCAAGCTTGCCCCGGGGCTAACGATGACATTTTGGCACTCGGTTCTTACTGGTTTGGTGCTAAGTTTGGTAAACTATATAGTTAGTAGCGCGCTTGAATTAGAGTATGTGCGCGTGCGAGAGGAGAAATCGTGAATATAGACAGTATACTTCAGACAATTACTGTTGGATCGGCTCTTTTGATGATAATTGCCATCCTGTTACAGCAACGTGGAGCAAGCCTTGGTGCTGGATTTGGTGGCTCAAGCGAGCTATACACCACACGGCGTGGACTCGATAAGAATTTATTTGAACTAACGATTTTTCTTGCGATTACGTTTGTGCTCTCTATTCTCGCCGGGCTAGTACTACCCAACTTAAAATAGGATACATGTGTGGAAGAAAAACGTGGGTGGAACCAATTTAGACATATAAGGCTGAATCACAAACAGCTTGCGCGGCGTATGAAAAAAGCCGAAGGTGCCACACAGCGCCACGCACATCGTTTTATCGTGCGTCGTATCGATAACATTCGGCTCGTCACAAGAGAGATTACAACATGGCTGCTAGTAGTCGGAGTAATTATTGCAACCACAGGTTTTCAGCTCATTTGGGGCCAGACTCATTTTATGCGCAGCACGCCTGTCGCGGGTGGTACGTATGTTGAAGGTGTTTTGGGGCAGATCGATACCATGAACCCCCTTTTTGTAAGTACACCTTCGGAAGCATCAGTGGCGCGCCTTGTTTTTTCGTCGCTCTACAACTATGACGAAACTGGGAGTATTCACCAAGATCTCGCTAAGACTCTCACCGCTGATCAAAGCGGCAAAGTCTACACCATCACTCTCCGTGACGAC is part of the Candidatus Saccharibacteria bacterium genome and encodes:
- a CDS encoding 50S ribosomal protein L25; protein product: MGDKISLKIEARELRGKKVVKLRKQGMTPAVVYGQDTEPQAIQADSSELRKVVVRAGMHTPINLTGSKRRIAMIKSVDYDPTKRGSIRHVAFHAVNANEPVNAEVPIRLVGEGESVAERSGLIVLQALEKIEVKALPMDLPEALEVSILALAAEGDRVTVGDIVLPAGVEIVEHDDGRADEEDEEKQSVLDLVVANVYEPSSLAAANEAAAGDAEDESQVASEGGEQPVDQPAEPESAETKSE
- a CDS encoding helix-turn-helix transcriptional regulator, which produces MSYEPEVHEAQTSILRALLFAKEAGFAELQKTTSLSSDHFNFHIKKLSEAGLIAKNDGRYTLTQRGKEYANRMDTDQNEIEKQPKVSVALLVERRVGNRREFLVQQRLKHPYYGFYGRLGGKVRWGESFEDAAARELEEEAGLTASFTYKLLFHKRDFKKSDRTLLEDKLFIVMHTDSATGELVDQFEGGKNFWMTEEEFTAQEKIFTSAHDFVVHMDNGVSYHAQDFFYNDTEY
- a CDS encoding ABC transporter ATP-binding protein — encoded protein: MKKQKPTILVKGTLKLYWEQIRLDKLKFWVMTLFIPLAALMLDTAVPYYLAKAIGTFSTNDTEQMQTYLFTAGVFVLVGVVLNLIGFQTAVRHEAAVRTRLVVSSLDNLLRREQDFFANQKIGALTGKFIDFINGHVGIQDLFVLRTLSFLINLVVGLTIIFLQTPLLAGIIAILIVGLLVQIRLFRQMRDAIRAERKRLVSEVNGTAADSITNNLTVKTFAGEKEEVNRVLKVSAEYEKAHRKDFSLMSLEGSGRILFMQTFQIIAIIAIGSMLLNHSIPLSIAIFTIAYLQRLAATLFSLGELINGYDKILLQASPMTEILQEPPLVRDRSHKKLHVTAGAIDFTNVYYAYQDTKSIDVLHDFTLHIKAGQKVGLVGSSGAGKTTVTKLLLRFDDLDNGSVLIDGQNIADVTQASLRQSIAYVAQEPLLFHRSLAENIAYAHPYADIQQIRQAASEANALEFIERLPNGFDTIVGERGVKLSGGQRQRIAIARAILKNAPILVLDEATSALDSKSEQFIQRSLAKLMENRTSLVVAHRLSTIAKLDRIVVLDNGRVVEDGSHADLLAHKGIYAKLWAHQSGGFIEE
- a CDS encoding rhodanese-related sulfurtransferase — translated: MQKILLYYKFTPIADPELLKLWQKTLCDSLNLHGRILVSKQGINGTVGGDIEDLKAYIKATKQHPGFKDILWKWSDGSRDNFPRMSVKVKKELVAFETWDEIEVDEQGVVGTGPHLKPEEVNAMVEKYGDDVVFFDGRNQYEAKVGRFKNAVVPDTRTSRDFKRELDSGKYDELKNKKVISYCTGGVRCELLSAMMKQRGFKDVYQIDGGIVKYGETYGDDGLWEGQLYVFDGRMGMDFSDHAKVIGECIHCGGSTSNYENCALPSCNDLVLICEHCKLDEKNLYHTEMCRTARQQQLQNA
- a CDS encoding transcriptional repressor, with product MQQRRSTRYTREIQDILQRMGHATNSQIAKELRKKFPTVSDTTVHRVTQRLYKDGVFALAPQARDGSVRYDHTLKQHDHFGCSRCDGLTNMDIPEKYYEALRSKLGACNITGPLTVYGDCQKCSAHATSTSQ
- the trxA gene encoding thioredoxin codes for the protein MMSLYNTLTKEEFDKKVLHNNKVVVVDFWAEWCPPCRAMAPILAAIAEKMSDDVEVVKVDIEASGDNSQLATTYGIQSIPNLHIFKAGTHVGQLVGLVPEAHLKDELKKYIDTD
- a CDS encoding GIY-YIG nuclease family protein, with amino-acid sequence MNKALEDKLRTLPDSPGVYFHRSKHGEVIYVGKAAVLKNRVRHYFQNQNDRDAKTKALIGEIYDTDWIETESEIDALFLESEMVKRYMPRYNILLRDDKSQLYVRIDMKSEWPFVTTTRNPADDRATYIGPFYNGFAVKKALRYLRKVFPYYTKPPAGGRPDLDVHLGLSPSSDTTSIEYKTNLKKLIKYIKGGRVDIVKGIERDMKRAARAHQFETAADLRNKLGYLKELQRRIMFGDKEFLDISKDQALTKLSELLGLSRQPRRIEAIDVSHMSGADVVASLVVFINGVSSRQDYRKFKMTQQRNDDYEHIYETVFRRFSEKNIKSWGMPDLLLIDGGKGQLGSALDALEARQVQVPCIGIAKREEELVIHKSRSHIDVSYLACSRIKPIPGLFVQETKYHFEVNLHPEQRNAGSHSRNLRGNSGVTPYRDITLLIQRIRDEAHRFAVSYHTVLRRNGHAKSQLDGIAGIGPVLKKRLLTRFGSVRGVRSASFEQLAEVVGATRARRIASHIASTTIS
- a CDS encoding DUF285 domain-containing protein, giving the protein MKHKYRGFTVVELIVVIVLLVMLATITIFAIGSWRTRVAESEAKNDAIQVASAMKNAKTWANGYPIFTEGTVFDGANATKAVYVPGQGVLVTYQSGDANNYCIEVRSKIISNVYYYIDTSTGGTSPQKGTCAGGLNSIPVPTDPGQTLFVFDTRLSGCVGTVQLPIASPASAAGSTINWGDGTTGSLTSTYPSHTYTKAGRYVVSYDGALASISGSSVAAGNRGCLTAIQQWSNTISPTSIDFRYSTNLSYVAEPPHTVTSMAYMFYGAPTFNQDISGWDVSNVITMGYMFNNATAFNQPIGSWNTANVTSMTYMFAGATAFNQPIGSWNTSKVSSMFAMFTNADAFNQPIGTWNTGNVLDMTAMFQGADVFNQPIGTWNTSKVTSMATLFNGATNFNQNISGWNVAAVTSMHMMFAGATAFNQPIGTWNTSNVTSMAYMFQTAYAFNQPIGTWNTSKVTNMTYMFYYATQFNQPISSWDTSKVTNMAYMFAFSSLFNQNISGWNVAAVTNHTSFRTNSALTAINAPPGW
- a CDS encoding aminopeptidase P N-terminal domain-containing protein translates to MRPSPLPPDVVRLIEALDGGLVVVTAYAQQQLSGDMAAPFVQEASFWWLSRIEQPGWKLVIDGSRRKTTLIRPRLTKSQIVFDGGLDDSRALELSGAHDVIGADEFEAFLRQARRAHSMVYTIKPNIEEYDFETNPAQHELCVVLERIFTTVQDCTPALAQLRAIKTPFEIMSMKKAIKLTTTAFAEVRARLGDYSYEYEIEADITRCFRRHNAKHAYEPIVASGKNALTLHYTANRHKLAKNQFVLIDVGARADGYCADITRTYCINPTKRQRQVHEAVEHAHHAIISLIKPGLPVAEYLSQVDEIMKDAMIRLGLLKDRSDEVLYHTYFPHAVSHGLGVDVHDSLGAPRYLAEGMVLTVEPGIYIPEEGIGVRIEDDVLVTKTGYKNLSGSLSTNL
- a CDS encoding phage holin family protein translates to MKRQLLTFVIRWMLNSFGLWVAVRIFGTGYSNAQIDQGAAVFLLAGLIFSVVNAVLKPAAIILALPAILVTLGLFTIIVNGLMVYISLKLAPGLTMTFWHSVLTGLVLSLVNYIVSSALELEYVRVREEKS
- the secG gene encoding preprotein translocase subunit SecG, whose product is MNIDSILQTITVGSALLMIIAILLQQRGASLGAGFGGSSELYTTRRGLDKNLFELTIFLAITFVLSILAGLVLPNLK